One Osmerus eperlanus chromosome 16, fOsmEpe2.1, whole genome shotgun sequence DNA segment encodes these proteins:
- the LOC134036792 gene encoding protein transport protein Sec61 subunit gamma isoform X2 translates to MDQIMQFVEPSRQFVKDSIRLVKRCTKPDRKEFQKIAMATAIGFAIMGFIGFFVKLIHIPINNIIVGG, encoded by the exons ATGGACCAAATAATGCAGTTTGTGGAGCCCAGTCGTCAGTTTGTGAAAGACTCAATAAGGCTGGTGAAGAGATGCACCAAGCCTGACAGAAAAG aatttcaaaaaattgcCATGGCGACAGCGATAGGTTTCGCAATCATGGGCTTCATTGGCTTCTTTGTTAAGCTGATCCACATCCCCATCAACAACATCATTGT
- the LOC134036792 gene encoding protein transport protein Sec61 subunit gamma isoform X1: MSNLVQHLITMDQIMQFVEPSRQFVKDSIRLVKRCTKPDRKEFQKIAMATAIGFAIMGFIGFFVKLIHIPINNIIVGG; encoded by the exons ATGTCTAATTTAGTCCAGCACCTCATCACCATGGACCAAATAATGCAGTTTGTGGAGCCCAGTCGTCAGTTTGTGAAAGACTCAATAAGGCTGGTGAAGAGATGCACCAAGCCTGACAGAAAAG aatttcaaaaaattgcCATGGCGACAGCGATAGGTTTCGCAATCATGGGCTTCATTGGCTTCTTTGTTAAGCTGATCCACATCCCCATCAACAACATCATTGT